In Aspergillus chevalieri M1 DNA, chromosome 7, nearly complete sequence, the sequence CTATGAACTCGGCTCTGTCACCTCATGCGCATGCCATGAATATTTCGTCATCATCGCAGTCGCCGCAGCAGTCATCACTCGAACGGTTACAGCATCCGCAAGTTCATCACCACCGTCAGGGTTCACATTCGGCAACATCGGCATCGCCCATGTTAGCGCCTAGTCCACGACCGCAGCAGCCGCCACTACCGCCTCCGCAATCGCAATCGCAATCGCAATCGCAAtcgcagtcgcagtcgcagtcgcaAGCACAGTCGCAACGTCCGCCTCATCATAGTCCGTATCAGACGCAACGACCGCAAGCGCAATATACTCAGGCACAGCATTATTCACCAGCGCAACAGCAGGCCCAATACCCATCACAGCAAGCGCAATACCCTCAACAGTTGCAATATCCACAGCAACCGCAACCGCAGCCTCAACCCCAACAGAGTTCATATCAACCGACGCAACGACCTCATTTCTCTCCCCAACAAGCATACCAATCACAACCGCAAGCGCGTCATTACCAACAGCCACAGCAGTCATTAccacaaccccaacaacctCAATATCAGACTCAGCAGAACCCATACGCGCCAAATCCATACCAGCAATTCCCCTTTCAACCtcatcaatatcatcacCCGCAATCGCAGCAGCATGCCTTGttgcagcaacaacaacagccgcCACAGCCACCGCCGCAGCAACAACTCCAGCAACCCCAACAACGGCCAGCAGTGACAACAGCGCCAGCCGCAACGACGGCGCCAATGTCAATGCCCTCGACTATTGGCGTTGCAGAGATTTTGACGACGGCAACAAAGCAAGAGcaagatgaggaggagaaacTGGCACCCCCAAAGAAACGCAGTAAGCCCGCACCAAAGCAGTCGCAACCATCAAcatcagcaccagcaccagcaccagcaccagcaccagcaccagcatcagtCCCGCAGCAGTTGAATGGACCAGTCAAGTCCGAATCGGCCGGTGGTGCTGCTGGTACAGAAAACACACCCCGCCGTCGAGGAAGACCACGCAAGGCGGACAAAGCTGATGGAACTACACCAGCACAACCCAAACCAAAGCCAAAGGCCAAGTCGAAATCGACATCGTCGACACCAAACACGGCTCCAGCCAGTGTTCCTTATCAGCACCCGCATCCTGCTCCATCTCCTCATGTCCAGGCTGCTCCTCCGCCACCTGCACAAGCGCAGTTTGCACCGCACCTGCCGCAGCATCAACCCCAATTTCATTATTCTACCTTGCACGCCCATCCCCAAcctccgcagcagcaaccgcagCCACCACCTCCCTCCATTCCTCGACCGCACCACCTACAACAACAACACACTCAATCCCCGCAAGCACGCCCGGTCCAAATACAAGTCCAAGTCCCAGTCCCCTCCCCCGCAGCTCAACCCCAAGCTCAACAGC encodes:
- a CDS encoding uncharacterized protein (COG:S;~EggNog:ENOG410Q1RY;~InterPro:IPR017956;~go_function: GO:0003677 - DNA binding [Evidence IEA]), which produces MMNYGGHPFQAPPPPQQQHPRPTSHQQHPQHHSLQSPSMSGAGHPAHTHPRHANGSIPGGANPLFRGQPQPTTTDLTHSPDLRKMTTPVTSAPLVGLSAGGTFSPFPGNFQAQNSSEMLSRNTDSVGGVKDPYLSMQTLQRNINPMANFRPHPAAMNSALSPHAHAMNISSSSQSPQQSSLERLQHPQVHHHRQGSHSATSASPMLAPSPRPQQPPLPPPQSQSQSQSQSQSQSQSQAQSQRPPHHSPYQTQRPQAQYTQAQHYSPAQQQAQYPSQQAQYPQQLQYPQQPQPQPQPQQSSYQPTQRPHFSPQQAYQSQPQARHYQQPQQSLPQPQQPQYQTQQNPYAPNPYQQFPFQPHQYHHPQSQQHALLQQQQQPPQPPPQQQLQQPQQRPAVTTAPAATTAPMSMPSTIGVAEILTTATKQEQDEEEKLAPPKKRSKPAPKQSQPSTSAPAPAPAPAPAPASVPQQLNGPVKSESAGGAAGTENTPRRRGRPRKADKADGTTPAQPKPKPKAKSKSTSSTPNTAPASVPYQHPHPAPSPHVQAAPPPPAQAQFAPHLPQHQPQFHYSTLHAHPQPPQQQPQPPPPSIPRPHHLQQQHTQSPQARPVQIQVQVPVPSPAAQPQAQQQSQQSPEGQPEGPPQKRRRGRPRKADTIAAGGTTAAPRPKPKKPAGPPKPSKTGRPRGRPRKVDVAAQQQQQAQQQAQQQSGMGTGIEQGNQAAPAPAPAPTQAPPSMAMHMSTLNMGIGMNPVPKRDILHSIEGMR